The sequence catattgtataattatcagGTTAGAGCTTTGCGGTTTAAAAGAGCAACACATCAAGAAATaaatccaaaaatattttcgtattaGTAGCAAATCActgaaatattaatcattaattatatttatatgcgtAGTTTCATATCGTGCGTACTATAAATCGCATCCTATTGAAGGTATACTTCCACAATGAAGCAACTGATGATGATACATTGGCATACACGACTATATCATTCTTCATTATTACTGATAACGATAAATCAatgcagaaaaaattattctttccgcgagatattttcttacaatctTTTCCAaatgaagatattaaaatacgttcaatattttatatttttctaaacagtCAAGTTAAACAATCGAACCACTCATTATCCAGCCGCTCGTACTGATTTCGTTTGCTCTTTAAAAATACAGCGAATCACGGCCGTTTCCAACTTGTACGTTTGTTTGTACTACAGTGTTACCACTTATTTGGTGGACTGAAAACACTCACTGTCGCTCTcgagataatttataattaagtgTAAGTAAATTATGATTGATGCAGAAACGTGGTCGCAGCAATTATGCGAAGTGGATGACGCACGAGGGCTCTCTTGCCCGTGAGTGCCCGGGTCTTCTCGACAATGGCTCTCCGTGCTTAATAAAGCGACCCCGTTACCGCACCGTTTACTCCACATCCATAGAACGTTATTCATCCTTCGGCCGCGCACAATGCGCACGCGACATTCGCTCTCGTCATGCGATGCAAACGGCGTTTTCTCGGTGGAAAGTTTCGCGCGGCGTTCCGCGACGCAGGCGCGTTTTCTCGAAATCCCCGGGCGGAGGATCGCGTGGATGCGCGCGACGGCGGCTAACGAAGGGAAAATCGACGACGGGCGGTCGCGGCATTATCtctaattgaaaataatatcgaaCCGCAAAAATGCACGCCGAGAGTGTTACAGTCCGATGGCAATGACGACCCGGTCGTACTGCACGAGGTGCCACGGGTCCTCTCTCGCCGTTGCCTGCTTCCCGTTCCGCGTCGTTCCAGACCGCCTGTTTTTCCGTTCGCGATAATTCGATCGCAATATTCGCACGGCTCGATAGATCGtgcgaatatatatatatatatatatatatatatatatgtgtacagtaaatattctctcttttaaaaaaactcaGTTTAATCCTCGCCCTTCCACTATTTTTCGTAGACTTGGAAAATGTTCGGTGAATAAGCTGCAAGCTTTTAATCGAAAAATTGAGGGCATTGTTTCTTATGTAaccttttaactttattatacaaatatgagtgacacgtatataaataatatatatatgaaacgtGTACAATGTGTGTGCGTAGTAAATACTTCGCACATGGCGCGAgctgaaattaaaaatcgaaTCTGCTTTTGTATTTGAGCGAGAAGAATTTTTCCGCCGGTTCGCTTCTCTTTACTCTCGCGGGGGAGCCTTtcgtttgaaaaattgttgtaACGGAAAGGAACACATCGCCGGCACGCCAATGGCCGTTTCACCTGCGGCGAAGGATCGCTTTTATCGAATCTCCCCGCGCGCTTTCTCCGGACACGCTCGGAATAAAATGTTGCTCCCACAACGGGTATACACGTAAGGCTTCCCATACGCAAATTCCGCAGACGGTAGGTCCATTGTTGGACCCGCCGGTTCATTTGCATGCGATTTTCGATGGCCTTTTTCCACCGATTCAACCGGTCACAGTTGGATTGCGGCGCGGATCTCGATCACCGCGGTGGCGGTGCTTTCTCTCGGTGTTGCATTTGGAAACAAGAGATACTTatggcgttttttttttttttttttttttagattttaatcgTGACGAGTTAAACTGCGAGAAACCGCTCATATTTTAACGTTTAACGCCTTTCGCGTGAAAACGAGATTCTTCTCGGTGCAAACAGTTCCGAAGATTTGCGTGAGTATCGCGAAAGTAATCGATTTGCGGAATCACGCGATGAAATAACAATCGGGAATCGCATCTTCCTCGGAATAACAGATTTATCGGATTCCAGAAGATTTGATCCTGTACAGACGTTCGATTAGTCACTTCACCTCGAGGtcgattaaatattattcaaaaatcaATGTGCCTCTTAGTCATCCGCTTctgattataaaattctatctcCGTGCACGTGGGATTCAATAAACATACATACGTGTTTCAGTTCCACGTCATTTCGTTATCTACACCACTCGGCCTCGTGTGAAAGGTTGACGGAACTCACTTGTCTATTTAAACATATAGTAGTAGTGCTGTTCGTAATGTAATAGTGCCTGCTGtcgtttgttttatttaataattatttgatcatGTGTATTATGATAATAGAGATATCAAGAAAGTGTTCGCGGCGCAGTGACATTTCTCAGCTGCTCTTGATTTATAGATGTGCTTTCTCTCTTGCAATCACTAGTTATCACTTGCATACATTTCGCAATTGTTTGATCGCGCATGTATAACGATCATAGAGATATTAAGAGCTCGTAACACAGCTTAAGCTCTTTATTATTGTATCTTTGATGCCAATTACCCTGCATGTTACACTCTTCATTCTTTTGTAAGTCGTAATAGCCTGCTTATCGCGTTAATGTTTTGACGTGCGaggaattaatatataataaatatatttaatcctTTGCGCGATGTCGAGTTCAACTCTGTATAGCGTGTTGCGACAATCCATCACATAATTCTTCAAGCATTCGAATCTATACAATCATAATCGACAAAGTTACTTAGAGGTTTTCGAACCTCTACAAATTCTTTTAAcccaataaaaattctttgattAACCGATCAGATGAAATTAAAACCGAAATTCATGACCTTATTACTTAATCCATCAAAtcttaaacattaaaattaatttctatctcCTAGTTTCTCGTGCTGTTTGTTACTTTTATCATTCTATGCTTCTTGTTTTCCGTCTCATCAGAAATATATCGTTATCAAGTCGTTTTGCATGCAAAATCAATCTGTGACGTCACAGAATTGCGTGTAACGTATGCTATTTGCATAATGACCGATCTAAAATATCACTTGAGACGCATAAGGCTTTTTTGTCCTAGAAAGTCGACTCTTCGCCGGCAATTATCTCTCACGATCATCGATATCGATTGACGTAGCAATTGAAGTTCCGTGACATTCGCAAACATTTGTGCGATTAATTTATCTGATTTATATGTCTTGCGGAGCTCTAGTTGAgtacaatttgtaattataaagaaCCTCGCGCGGCAACGTGTGACGTCCGCAAAGATGCCGACGCGATGGAATCTGCCACGAGTGCGAAGAAAAATCCTGTTTCAGATCAATTTTCTAGCTGCTCGTATtggaatttaatttcttactgCTTCGTTAGATTAGAGTGCGAACACCTGCATTTGCATCGATAGCAGGTAGTACACGTGCCACACATGCTGTTTTGCAAGAGATCACTGAAATTTTAGTCATTTTGAAGTCTTTcgaggttttttttttcgcgaataCCGGGTCAAGAGATACTAGCGTGCACCTATCACCTGTCCCAAGTcgccctctctctttctgtctcgtTTCTCCTTTTTCTTGCTTAACCTACACCTGCATTCTACCTCCGTCtacctctctctttccttctctttgtCTCCTTCCTCTATTTCAGCCTGCTGGCTTAGCTTGCTTTCGAGCTCTAAGTAACTGTACTTGCGTTTCCTGCAGCTCTAAATTGGCGATCGCCTACAAGACGGCGCGCAGCGGCGAATCGAACTGTATCGAAAGTCAGGAATATGCCCCGGCGTACGTGGAACGAAGTTCTATCTCGCCCGTATGTACGTATACGTACATGCCGACGTCTCTCGCACGCTCGAACGCAGCGTCTGGGATGTCGTAATAAGTACATATATACGTTAGGTATGCGCGCATGCAAGATCTGTCCTAAAGTGACATACTTCGCTGAACCGCGCGGCATACCTTTCGTGCCGTGTCGTGCGAGAGGCGGCATTTCTGCGCGCGTCTGATTATGCGTCAGTGTCCATAATGAACCGTAGAAAGTACGGCGCGGCGACGTCGGCATATAGCGTGACATTACTTTCGACGGAGCGCGGATTCGGATAATCCTCCTCGTCGAGCTTCCTGAAATTACATTATTCCGCGAGtgtttgtaaaagaaaaacgcTAGAACTCCAAGGGAGCGTGTTTCTCCAGCAATACCTCTAGCTTTACTAACGacaatttctgaaattaattCTATCATACTAACGCTTGACGTTTCCCACAGGCGAAGGCTGCGTCGAGAAGCCCGTGTCGACCCTGTGGCGGAACTACGTAACCAGCAACAGGCCCGACGTCTCCATGAGGCTGACGGTGACCAACGGTGGGTTGACCGCGACCACAAAGGACCACGGCCTCACCGAGTACTGGGCTCACCGTGTGACTTATTGCACGGCCCCGGCCTCTCACCCGCGGCTCTTTGTCTGGGTGTATCGACACGAGGGCCGTAGACTGAGGCCCGAATTGAGGTGTCACGCGGCCCTCTGCAGCAAGGAGTCCACCGCAAGAAGGCTCGCCTCGGTCTTGAATACCAGGCTGCAGCAGGCGCTCATGGAATTCCGCCGGGACAAGGTCTCCAGGCAAAACGCCAGGTGAGAGCAGCGGTATCACGCCGCTAAAAGTAAACTGAGGCATAAACGAGCCGAGAGAAAAGGAGGGCTATTTCAGTGGCGCGCCCATTGATCTGCCGTAAAGAGAGCTACTTGAGAAACTTAGAGGCGAATCAAGTTGGGGAGTTTGCAGGGATCGTGATATTAGCGGGAATTGTTAACGGTTGTTATCCAAGATTGGCAAATAATTAGTGGGAATTAGCAGGTGCTAATGGATTAGTGAAGTATTGTTTAGTATTAGAATTGTGAGAGAATTAACAGGATATTACAAAGTACGTTCGCGTTACGCTGCTTATGctagaaataatttcaagtctcttttttttccaatctTCTTATCGTTTTAttgcttttaattatttaattatgaaaattatctaaatacgCGTATCTTAATGACATGCCTGTTTTATCATTAGCGGCTCGTTGAAATTGAACCGGCTACGATTTCGCGCGCGGCACAATTTCTCAAACGTAGAATTCTCCGAGAGTTTCCGTTAGGCTCATTTCAATGTCGGGCAGCGGCGCGCACCATCGCACATTCCTCGCATTTTTATCGTTTCCTCGTTCGCGTTACGTCGGCCGCCATGCAGGTGCTCCCCCTGCTTcaatcggggggggggggaggggaggagagaAATTTTCCATCTTCGTTCTCAAAGGAGGATGCATGCGCGCAGTTACGCACGCTCGTGCTTCCACTGCATGTGGAAGTCACGATTCCGGTCACGATCGTTGTAGATCGTTATGTGCGCGATCGAGTCACGATCCAGGACGGGAAGCGACCGCTGCACGGCGATGTGCATTCGGGTCAGTGTTTCCAAGTCGTAGGTCAAACGTGTACTCTAGCACTCCCGCTGGAATTGCATTAATACGTCTAATTCGCTACTTTCTTTCCATCGTGTTGCCGGAGTTTCTTTTGCTAGGAAAACTAAGGAACAacaacagagaaagagagagagcttgTCAAGTTAATGAgtcgtataatttttattattttataaattaaactttttttttgttttccacCAAAATCAAAACTCGACAAAAGATGACAAATGTCTCGTAAGCAAATCATAAAATTGCTacagaaagaataatttaaaatctttctcacacgcaaaatttttattaaatcattgcTAAGAAGAGAAGCGACGTTTGTTATGAAATTCGTAGCTTAAAGAAACgatattacttatacatttGGATTTATTATCATAGTTTTTATGAATCTTTACAGATTGTCTTTGGCAAACGCATTGTATGACAATCCGTCGTTGCCGCGTAGAAAGCTTCTTCTGAGCACTGGCGGCCAAAACTATCGGCCACCCTTGGAGAGGTCGAAGAGCGCGCCTAAACTGTCGGCAATCGAGGAAGACACGGTGGCCGAGGAGATGGAACAGAAGAGGCTGCTGGAGGAACTGCGTTCCTTGGAGAACGCGCATAGCTGGGAGGATCAAGATGGCTGGATAGCCAGATTACTGGATGCCTTGCATCGCGAATCTGACGAAAACGGAAGCATTTCGAGCGGATGCGAAACCGCCAGCACAGCGACCAGCGAAGAGAGAGCCGCCGGCCCAGAGGAGCATCTCGCGCAGAGTTAGTATTGCTCGTTGATTATCGCACTTATCACGATCGTATCAGGAATTCGAAACTCGAAAGAAAGttttgaaatcttttttatggCACATCTTGTTGGATGATGTAAATGCATCGTTTTTACAGAAACgatgtatttcaaatttttctcaattttttttacgagatATCCTGTAAAATTAGTTACATAAACGTAGTAAATGGTCGAGTAAGATAAAGttggttttttatattactttatggataattgaaatagataaagtgtaattttattcTGACTAGCGCAAGTTTTTCAACGctacaatatttcaatgttaCGAGCAGATAAGCAGTTAATTACTTAACCGTTGTCGAAACGTTGGCTTGATAAACttgtaattgatttttttatcgtaCCTATTTTCcacagtttttatttaatatttaagattgtacgatattaaattttttttatttaaatgtatctatacttatataaagttttttagaggggtactttaatatttgcataattgtGCCGAAAGGGCAGTTGCTCGACAAGTCGTACCAGTTGGTGCGTGAAGTTATAATGTCACTTTTCTTGATAAGTTGCTCacctttaaaatacattttctagaTCAAAATGATCAGCGAGGATTGAACAGAAGATTTATCATATCGGAGGACCGAGTCGGCAGAGGGCTAGGACCGCGAAGAAACTCCGAAGGTTCACCGCACTTCATGACGTGCACCGGCAGTCCCCGTTTTAAACCTATTGATTCTATGAAGAGGTTTCCCTTAAGCGAAGAAGAAGAATCAatggaggaggaagaagaggaaatgGAGGACACCGTTTCAAACATGTTCAATTTCGTGGACGTCGAAGATCTTGACAATGTGGTGGATTACCGGCCAAGGGGAGAGATAATGAACAGGATTGAAGACCCGCAGAAGAGGGAAAGACGAGCGAACGAGAAGTATCCTAGCAGGATAGGTCAtgaatttttgcaaaacgagGAAACCTCATTCCTAACTCTGGATTCTCTCGACGAGGAGGCTGACAGCGATGAGAGTGGTTACGTGGAGGCGCCACCAAAATCTTTATTGGGTCAAGATGATAAGAAGGAAGACGAAGAAGAAAGCAAGCATCCACGATTAGAGCTATTTACaaacaaagaagaaaataattctgAATCGACATGTAGAACCGATGGAAGCGAGAGCCAGAGAACGAAACACGAGGATTCTGAAGTAGATAACCAAGAAGAGAAAACAACAGAGAAGAAAGGTTCTTTATTGGTAGTCAATGATAATCAAAGaattaaagagagagaaaaggagagagtgGACTTCAAGTATCCTATCTCGGACACTATCAGAAAGTTAGCTAGCGCGTCACTAAGGAGTTCCAAATCTTTTGAGATGACGAACAACAGTTGTTTGAATgtcctaaataattttaaaacctCCAAGTCATTTGATAGTGTGAAGAACGACGAGATTACTGTGGATTCGCCAAGTCTTCACCAAAGAAAACAATTGTTGGCACAACGCGGTGTCAtggtttaaaatattcttttcgaGTTGAGTATTTTTCCGATTCTACATTACAAATTTAACAGAAATCaatgaacaaatttttatctttgattgAGTTATCACAAATcatcaagaatataatttcacGAAAATACCAAATCTATCAATAAGaatgcaaaattaatgtaGAAGCTGTATCTAAATAagatttatcaattatttcatttcCGTCAACTGAAAATAGGATTTTGTTGCAAATAATTGCCATTGAGTCATTTTCCTTATTGCTCGTAggatacataataaaaaatagattcgATAATAAATGCACTTAAATTCTCTCCATCAAAGTCATGCTAAAAGATCTATTTGACTAATATTGaagttaataacaatttagTTATTGTTCAAGATATTGTTCAAGATATCATTTAAATGATATGCATGCAATAGACTTTGAAAAATTCCGCTTAAATCT is a genomic window of Monomorium pharaonis isolate MP-MQ-018 chromosome 7, ASM1337386v2, whole genome shotgun sequence containing:
- the LOC105838677 gene encoding uncharacterized protein LOC105838677; the protein is MRKFEGSPASETTSARMKTMGDVVADPIDETDGTAQPASASKEFGQRTLRSLKRGLGRLWRRHRGNASITEYDPSYKVAYLGNVLTGWAKGEGCVEKPVSTLWRNYVTSNRPDVSMRLTVTNGGLTATTKDHGLTEYWAHRVTYCTAPASHPRLFVWVYRHEGRRLRPELRCHAALCSKESTARRLASVLNTRLQQALMEFRRDKVSRQNARLSLANALYDNPSLPRRKLLLSTGGQNYRPPLERSKSAPKLSAIEEDTVAEEMEQKRLLEELRSLENAHSWEDQDGWIARLLDALHRESDENGSISSGCETASTATSEERAAGPEEHLAQNQNDQRGLNRRFIISEDRVGRGLGPRRNSEGSPHFMTCTGSPRFKPIDSMKRFPLSEEEESMEEEEEEMEDTVSNMFNFVDVEDLDNVVDYRPRGEIMNRIEDPQKRERRANEKYPSRIGHEFLQNEETSFLTLDSLDEEADSDESGYVEAPPKSLLGQDDKKEDEEESKHPRLELFTNKEENNSESTCRTDGSESQRTKHEDSEVDNQEEKTTEKKGSLLVVNDNQRIKEREKERVDFKYPISDTIRKLASASLRSSKSFEMTNNSCLNVLNNFKTSKSFDSVKNDEITVDSPSLHQRKQLLAQRGVMV